The Planococcus liqunii genome includes a region encoding these proteins:
- a CDS encoding S-layer homology domain-containing protein, producing the protein MRSISRIVASILLLAGVLGFASTTQASDIVPGSALEKEMQAMIDQGILHGYGNGVYKPKDKVTREQFAAFINRALKLPAGIHNFKDVPMNSQLSADIGAVYTAGLMAGLDDSTFKPTTLITREQMAQTLNNVLEYSNMELKEKRVSFSDERDFVSSGGIKAVYHILHYGITAGIPDGKGGLKFAPKDSTTREQAAAFIYRFLEAKKAVPAPEPPASENPAPVPNDDNLYYLGYVEKGIFVKQEYGHKDYASAAASFKAVPSAKAILRGDEILHIRSGIAYGDRVLNGQKQVTTIYYDPAFKKQATYIEHGREIGYIDSTAEYVKVQVGGTVGYAKQSEVDFLPDELMTHQDYYMVNQWGTLNHYQYNYVTKTRGSFSIGPAPTGMKANVTYFSRDGIHFESGSTVLTHYPYFQYQSVRTKTSYTAEELDRFIMERLTALNNSSSTYKDAVKRSKLIGTGRYFIAMQEKYNINALFMLSAAMHESENGMSGNAQTKNNLFGIRVFDGSPHEGTVYAKAENSIDAFAREYMNRNYVNPNGTYANGASPGNKTTGLNVSYASDPTWGSKVAGHMFRIDLALGKKDINKYKLGITNTALTKVRKTPQGELLYTYKREYLGVENAFGYPVVILDTAKHTDGYIWYKIISDLNPEHDTNNGVGWVRSDLVDLIN; encoded by the coding sequence ATGAGAAGTATTAGTAGAATAGTTGCGTCTATTTTGTTGTTAGCGGGAGTTCTGGGGTTCGCATCAACAACTCAGGCTAGCGACATAGTACCAGGCAGTGCCCTGGAAAAAGAAATGCAAGCCATGATTGATCAAGGAATCCTGCACGGATATGGAAATGGAGTGTACAAACCGAAGGATAAAGTAACGCGTGAGCAATTCGCTGCCTTTATCAACCGGGCTTTAAAGTTGCCTGCCGGGATACATAACTTCAAAGATGTACCGATGAATTCCCAATTATCCGCTGACATCGGAGCAGTTTACACCGCTGGTTTAATGGCAGGACTAGATGACTCCACGTTTAAGCCGACCACCTTAATCACTCGCGAACAAATGGCTCAAACTTTAAACAATGTTTTGGAATACAGCAATATGGAACTAAAAGAAAAGCGCGTGAGCTTCTCGGATGAAAGAGACTTTGTTTCTTCAGGGGGGATTAAAGCCGTTTATCATATTTTGCATTATGGAATTACTGCAGGAATACCGGATGGCAAAGGCGGATTGAAATTTGCGCCAAAGGACAGCACAACACGTGAGCAGGCAGCCGCTTTCATCTACCGCTTCCTTGAAGCGAAAAAAGCTGTCCCAGCTCCAGAACCGCCAGCATCTGAAAATCCAGCCCCAGTTCCTAATGATGATAACTTGTATTACCTGGGATATGTAGAAAAAGGAATTTTTGTGAAACAAGAGTATGGTCATAAAGACTATGCAAGTGCAGCAGCATCATTTAAAGCGGTTCCTTCAGCAAAAGCGATCCTTCGCGGAGATGAAATACTTCACATTAGGTCAGGTATTGCTTACGGTGATCGTGTATTAAATGGCCAAAAGCAAGTCACCACCATTTACTACGATCCAGCATTTAAAAAGCAAGCCACTTATATCGAGCATGGCCGAGAAATCGGTTATATCGATTCAACCGCTGAGTACGTCAAAGTACAAGTGGGTGGAACTGTTGGTTACGCAAAGCAAAGTGAAGTGGATTTTCTCCCGGATGAACTTATGACCCACCAAGACTACTATATGGTGAACCAGTGGGGTACCTTGAATCATTACCAGTACAATTACGTAACAAAGACACGTGGAAGCTTTTCCATCGGTCCAGCACCAACAGGGATGAAAGCGAATGTCACATACTTTAGCCGTGATGGTATTCATTTTGAGTCAGGGTCAACTGTCTTGACGCATTATCCTTACTTCCAGTACCAGTCTGTACGCACAAAAACGAGTTACACAGCTGAAGAGTTGGATCGTTTCATCATGGAACGCTTAACAGCACTAAATAACTCTTCAAGTACGTATAAAGATGCAGTGAAGCGATCAAAATTGATTGGAACAGGACGATACTTTATTGCCATGCAAGAAAAGTACAATATCAATGCATTGTTCATGTTGTCTGCTGCCATGCATGAAAGCGAAAATGGCATGAGCGGCAATGCCCAAACCAAGAATAATCTGTTTGGCATACGAGTATTTGATGGATCGCCACACGAAGGAACAGTATATGCAAAAGCAGAAAACAGCATTGATGCGTTTGCACGCGAATACATGAACCGCAATTACGTTAATCCGAACGGTACTTATGCGAATGGGGCATCTCCAGGGAATAAGACAACCGGTTTGAACGTCAGTTATGCTTCTGACCCGACGTGGGGTTCAAAAGTGGCGGGACATATGTTCCGCATTGATTTGGCACTTGGCAAAAAAGACATCAATAAATATAAACTGGGAATCACCAATACGGCTTTGACCAAAGTGCGTAAAACGCCTCAAGGTGAGTTGCTGTATACTTACAAACGTGAGTACTTGGGTGTCGAAAATGCATTCGGCTATCCGGTTGTGATTCTTGATACAGCAAAACACACCGATGGATACATCTGGTACAAAATCATTTCCGATTTAAACCCGGAACACGATACCAACAATGGTGTTGGATGGGTCCGTTCCGATTTAGTAGATCTGATCAATTAA
- a CDS encoding C40 family peptidase produces the protein MKKRIIMMIVAVLMITASPLLPTKAEASGATADEIAAYAQKFKGTPYKFGGTTPSGFDCSGYIRYVFDHFGVSLPRTAAEQAKVGTAVAKSNLQKGDLVFFANTYKKGISHTGIYLGNGNVISAESGGVKVSNINTNPYWGPKYASATRVISPAPVKTSAPKALPPVTNGNFVDVKTTHPAYVAIKSLNVSGVISGFEKQDFRPAEKVTRGQAAAMINRVLQLKPAKTVRFKDVSTSHKFAKDIAAMNEAGILLGYTNGSYGVYDSLTKSQLAVILERAFAISESRKVQVQTASVKYLDIPTTYWAHKPIVTLKAIDQTTVFNTSRFYANKEANRSEFAAALYSVIQAK, from the coding sequence TTGAAGAAGCGAATAATTATGATGATAGTAGCTGTGTTAATGATAACAGCTAGTCCGTTATTGCCAACTAAAGCAGAAGCCAGTGGTGCCACAGCAGATGAAATAGCTGCATATGCCCAAAAATTTAAAGGTACTCCGTACAAATTTGGAGGAACAACTCCATCGGGATTTGATTGCTCTGGGTACATCCGTTATGTATTTGATCATTTTGGCGTGTCATTGCCAAGGACCGCTGCTGAACAAGCTAAAGTGGGAACAGCGGTAGCCAAGAGCAATTTACAAAAAGGGGATTTAGTATTTTTTGCCAATACATATAAAAAAGGCATTTCTCATACCGGAATATACTTAGGAAATGGCAACGTTATCTCAGCAGAAAGCGGCGGGGTGAAAGTCTCAAATATCAACACAAACCCATATTGGGGACCAAAATATGCTAGTGCTACGCGTGTTATCAGTCCTGCCCCAGTCAAAACATCAGCTCCAAAAGCTTTGCCGCCAGTAACGAATGGCAATTTTGTAGACGTTAAGACCACTCATCCGGCTTATGTAGCAATTAAAAGTTTAAATGTATCGGGAGTCATCAGCGGATTCGAAAAACAGGATTTTCGCCCGGCAGAAAAAGTGACGCGAGGACAGGCAGCTGCCATGATCAACCGCGTATTGCAGTTGAAGCCAGCCAAAACGGTTCGCTTCAAAGATGTCTCCACTAGCCATAAATTTGCTAAGGATATAGCGGCAATGAACGAAGCGGGAATTCTCTTAGGCTATACAAACGGCTCTTACGGTGTATATGATTCTTTGACAAAGTCGCAATTGGCCGTCATTCTCGAAAGAGCCTTTGCCATCTCAGAATCAAGAAAAGTTCAAGTTCAAACAGCCTCCGTAAAATACTTAGACATTCCGACCACGTATTGGGCGCATAAGCCAATAGTGACGTTGAAAGCAATTGATCAAACAACCGTGTTCAATACTTCTAGGTTTTATGCAAACAAAGAGGCTAACCGTTCAGAATTTGCAGCAGCACTTTACAGTGTAATCCAAGCAAAATAA
- a CDS encoding S8 family peptidase has protein sequence MIKYATLLLALSISLMLPAYAFAEEPDTYLIHASEEQLEQITAQFNTVLKEYDEVPLVELKLTKEEKTSLKEQFSTAEIYPNRIYETTADIVSPSFTTTKSSPTLAAPYTGQGIRVAVLDTGIDTDHSDLAVAGGVCTADDCAAKIPYDDNFGHGTHVAGIIAAKKNNAGIIGIAPNVKLFAIKAMDSQGAGTTAQVTKGVEWAIKNKIDILNLSLSISEHDRPLELMLQEASKKGMLIVAAAGNEGGDGGTNTVTYPGKYSPVIAVSALTSDLKKEKHSSMGPEVELAAPGADIFSTFPRELDNVDYVVDGYQNLTGTSMAAPHVTGILALYKEQHAALSHTKLREILRSTAKDLGTAGRDISFGYGLVQYEKEIKTMPLVETKVVKGKVSLTLKNKELASNWTIKEGTATLPETEPGKWVLYKTKGTYPLTFSYTDKNGIKKNEVLSIKVTEPAFPDVTMAVWYAPHISYLYSNNFMSGYLDGSFKPNREIKRGEAMILLGRAQGFNGASRTTKFTDVGANHSAAGYIQSAYEKGIIQGYPDGSFRPDQSVTRAEMALLIQNVFQFKFDPALAPPFIDVKPEQASYKAIQAITQNKVTAGYSATTFAPDKMMNRYAFGVFLARAKNPSFIK, from the coding sequence ATGATAAAATACGCTACACTGCTATTGGCTTTATCTATTTCTTTAATGCTTCCTGCTTATGCGTTTGCAGAAGAGCCGGATACATACTTGATCCATGCTTCAGAAGAGCAATTGGAACAGATTACAGCACAATTTAATACTGTTTTAAAAGAATACGATGAAGTTCCGTTAGTCGAACTGAAATTGACAAAGGAAGAGAAGACCAGTTTAAAAGAGCAATTTTCAACTGCAGAAATTTATCCAAATCGAATCTATGAGACAACAGCTGACATTGTTTCTCCTTCCTTCACGACTACAAAAAGCTCTCCGACTTTAGCTGCTCCTTATACAGGCCAAGGAATTCGTGTAGCCGTCCTAGATACAGGGATTGATACTGATCATTCAGATTTGGCAGTAGCAGGAGGGGTTTGTACAGCTGATGATTGTGCAGCTAAAATTCCATACGATGATAATTTTGGTCATGGGACTCATGTTGCTGGCATCATTGCTGCTAAGAAAAACAATGCTGGGATTATCGGGATAGCTCCGAACGTTAAATTATTTGCTATAAAGGCGATGGATAGCCAAGGCGCAGGAACAACAGCTCAAGTTACCAAAGGTGTCGAATGGGCAATCAAAAATAAAATAGATATATTAAACTTAAGCTTATCGATTTCCGAACATGATCGTCCATTAGAGCTGATGCTGCAAGAAGCCAGCAAAAAAGGAATGCTCATTGTAGCTGCTGCCGGCAATGAAGGCGGAGACGGCGGGACGAATACCGTCACTTATCCTGGAAAGTATTCTCCAGTTATTGCAGTCAGCGCATTAACTAGCGATTTAAAAAAAGAAAAACATTCTTCAATGGGGCCGGAGGTGGAACTTGCTGCTCCAGGAGCTGATATTTTTAGTACATTTCCAAGAGAACTGGATAATGTAGACTATGTCGTAGACGGCTACCAAAACTTGACTGGGACATCGATGGCAGCCCCGCATGTTACAGGAATTCTCGCCTTGTATAAAGAACAACACGCTGCTTTATCTCATACAAAATTGCGGGAAATTCTTCGGAGCACCGCCAAAGATTTAGGGACGGCTGGGCGCGATATTTCGTTTGGCTATGGCCTGGTTCAATATGAAAAAGAGATTAAAACCATGCCATTGGTTGAAACAAAAGTAGTAAAAGGAAAAGTAAGCTTAACATTAAAAAATAAAGAGTTGGCAAGCAATTGGACAATAAAAGAAGGGACTGCTACGTTGCCTGAAACAGAGCCCGGTAAGTGGGTTTTATACAAAACCAAAGGTACTTATCCATTGACCTTCAGCTACACGGATAAAAATGGAATAAAGAAAAACGAAGTGTTATCTATTAAAGTCACCGAACCCGCTTTTCCAGACGTCACAATGGCTGTTTGGTACGCACCACATATCAGCTACTTATACAGCAACAATTTTATGAGTGGCTACTTGGATGGGAGCTTCAAACCAAACCGTGAAATCAAACGTGGAGAAGCAATGATCTTACTCGGAAGAGCCCAAGGATTCAATGGGGCATCACGAACTACCAAGTTTACAGATGTCGGAGCTAATCACTCAGCTGCGGGGTATATTCAAAGCGCGTATGAAAAAGGAATTATTCAAGGCTACCCTGACGGAAGCTTTCGGCCGGATCAATCGGTTACTCGAGCTGAAATGGCTTTGTTGATCCAAAATGTTTTCCAATTTAAGTTTGATCCCGCTTTAGCACCTCCATTTATTGATGTAAAGCCAGAGCAAGCAAGTTACAAAGCCATACAAGCAATCACCCAGAACAAGGTTACCGCAGGCTATTCTGCCACTACTTTTGCACCTGATAAAATGATGAACCGCTATGCCTTTGGCGTCTTTTTAGCCAGAGCGAAAAACCCGAGTTTCATTAAGTAA
- a CDS encoding N-acetylmuramoyl-L-alanine amidase produces MKKWILMLIFVLIASVLIPHQSQVNASTNLNDISANHRAYKEIMYLVDRSIVNGYDDGSFKPLKQVTRGEAAAMLGRALKLDGTKKGTHFSDVGSNNMASGYIVALVNKGIISGYSDGTFRPNNVLNRGEMAILLNRAFNFGGQNATTAAAALMQKGIAQGYPDGSFGAQEKIVRADFSIFLARSLNESFRIKSDEVSFSTTMYVNTGSDTLNLRKGPGTSYASISSLKSGTAVAVASSASGWSHIKVNGVIGYVSTSYLSTSKPSVSPNPIPVVKSNLTVIIDPGHGGKDPGATGNGFLEKNVVLNIGKHMQDYIEKTPINVKMTRETDKFVELADRAKFASRNDGDVFVSIHTNALNGSANGQETFYYASTAAVNPNVKSSRALSIYLQARMQEVWDLKNRGVKAGNYQVLRQNTVPAALVEIGFIDSTTDIQYIKDEADRKAMGKALFLGTLDYFYHYEGRTDVLPYYKTVGAAPSYKRH; encoded by the coding sequence TTGAAAAAATGGATATTAATGCTTATTTTTGTACTGATTGCTTCAGTACTTATTCCGCACCAAAGCCAAGTGAATGCAAGCACTAATTTAAATGATATATCTGCAAATCACCGTGCATATAAAGAAATTATGTACTTAGTGGACCGCAGCATTGTGAATGGATACGATGATGGAAGTTTCAAACCTCTAAAACAAGTAACTCGTGGCGAGGCAGCCGCCATGCTTGGAAGGGCTTTGAAATTGGACGGAACTAAAAAAGGAACGCATTTTTCAGATGTCGGTTCAAATAACATGGCATCAGGATACATAGTCGCACTAGTCAATAAAGGAATAATTTCAGGTTATTCTGATGGAACTTTCCGTCCGAATAACGTATTGAATCGTGGAGAAATGGCTATACTATTGAATCGGGCATTTAATTTTGGTGGTCAAAACGCAACTACTGCTGCGGCGGCGTTGATGCAAAAAGGAATTGCGCAAGGATATCCAGACGGATCTTTTGGCGCGCAAGAAAAAATTGTCCGCGCTGATTTCTCCATATTTCTGGCTCGCAGCTTGAATGAGAGCTTCCGTATAAAATCAGACGAAGTTTCTTTTAGTACAACGATGTATGTAAACACCGGATCGGACACATTGAACTTACGAAAAGGTCCTGGCACTTCTTATGCATCAATCAGCAGTTTAAAAAGTGGTACAGCCGTAGCCGTAGCGAGTTCAGCAAGTGGCTGGTCTCATATTAAAGTAAATGGTGTTATTGGCTATGTTTCCACTAGCTATCTTTCAACTTCGAAACCGTCTGTTTCTCCAAATCCAATACCAGTCGTTAAAAGCAATTTAACGGTTATTATCGATCCTGGGCATGGCGGCAAAGACCCAGGTGCTACCGGCAATGGGTTCTTAGAAAAGAATGTGGTATTAAACATCGGCAAACACATGCAAGATTATATTGAGAAGACACCGATAAATGTGAAAATGACACGCGAAACAGATAAATTTGTTGAGTTAGCCGATCGTGCAAAATTTGCTTCCAGAAATGACGGCGATGTATTTGTCAGCATTCATACTAATGCGCTGAACGGTTCTGCAAATGGCCAGGAGACTTTCTATTATGCAAGCACGGCGGCCGTAAATCCAAATGTCAAATCTTCTCGTGCACTGTCCATTTATCTGCAGGCGCGCATGCAGGAAGTATGGGATTTAAAGAATCGTGGAGTCAAGGCAGGGAACTACCAGGTGCTTCGCCAAAATACAGTCCCGGCTGCTTTAGTGGAAATTGGCTTTATTGATAGTACAACAGACATTCAGTACATTAAAGATGAAGCAGACCGCAAAGCGATGGGGAAAGCGTTATTCCTTGGAACGTTAGATTATTTTTATCATTATGAAGGCCGTACTGATGTACTGCCATATTATAAAACGGTAGGTGCGGCACCTAGTTATAAGCGTCATTAA
- a CDS encoding 5'-nucleotidase C-terminal domain-containing protein, producing MVSIMKNKKFIASAVAAAAVATAVSPASAAEMKFTDVPDRYTEAVQFLFDLGIVAGESETKFGTQNSVKRQDAAVMIAKALGYTKDGDYAKSAFTDVPADIKWAVDALAEKGIVHGKTATSFGAKDPLTRNETAKILAIAAGFEIDQDLKETQFTDVNERFAKYVDALVKNKITVGKTATQFAANQPVTRGEAALFLHRSAEQLMGEKTFPLSIMHVNDTHARAAESTKMVTAVKDFRAENPNSLLLHAGDVFSGTLYFNEFQGKADLEIMKLMNFDAMTFGNHEFDLGSSEEGHKALQEFIKAANFPFVSANVDFSKDPLFEGLFQTKITEDAKDANIYTGIVKEVNGEKVGIFGLTTKETEDIASPELVSFNEDYLEDAQKMVDEFEKMGVNKVVALTHIGYDDNPAIDNDLLLAKGVEGIDVIVGGHTHTALAKPVIIEENEEPTVIVQTGANAENLGTLDVVFDKEGAVLSFEGELLPLKDLAADAQATAVLAPFKTEVDKISNQETSATATAALENPRTSDNPSAPSVRKNETALGNIITDGMLAKAKESNENVVMAIQNGGGIRAAIDAGPITVGEIITVLPFTNTLATMQITGAELKEAFEISVGKYPLENGGFLHVSGAKVEFDSSKPAGERVVSIAIEGENGALNPVEDATTYTIATNAFTAKGGDDYDVFAKAYAEGRVTDLGLSDWENFKEELERIGEVTPAIEGRIVDVNAEN from the coding sequence ATGGTTAGTATCATGAAAAACAAAAAGTTTATTGCTTCTGCAGTAGCGGCGGCAGCGGTAGCGACAGCAGTATCACCGGCATCAGCAGCGGAGATGAAATTTACCGACGTGCCAGACCGTTATACAGAAGCAGTTCAATTTTTGTTTGATTTAGGGATTGTAGCAGGGGAATCAGAAACAAAATTTGGCACTCAAAACAGTGTGAAACGCCAGGATGCAGCGGTTATGATTGCTAAAGCACTAGGTTATACGAAAGACGGCGATTACGCTAAGTCAGCATTTACCGATGTGCCGGCCGATATTAAATGGGCAGTGGACGCATTAGCTGAAAAAGGAATCGTCCATGGGAAAACCGCTACAAGTTTCGGTGCCAAAGATCCGCTTACACGCAACGAAACAGCAAAAATCCTAGCGATTGCAGCTGGATTCGAAATTGACCAAGATCTGAAAGAAACACAGTTTACTGACGTCAACGAGCGATTTGCAAAATACGTAGACGCTTTAGTTAAAAATAAAATTACCGTTGGAAAAACGGCTACACAATTTGCTGCCAATCAACCGGTGACACGTGGGGAAGCTGCGCTGTTCCTACACCGGTCAGCAGAACAATTAATGGGTGAGAAGACTTTCCCATTATCAATTATGCACGTTAACGATACACATGCCCGTGCTGCAGAGTCTACTAAAATGGTGACAGCAGTAAAAGATTTCCGTGCAGAAAACCCAAATTCACTTCTTTTGCATGCAGGCGACGTATTCTCTGGTACTTTATATTTCAATGAATTCCAAGGAAAAGCAGATCTTGAAATAATGAAATTGATGAATTTCGATGCGATGACTTTTGGAAACCATGAATTTGACTTGGGTTCGTCAGAGGAAGGACATAAAGCGTTGCAAGAATTTATAAAGGCAGCAAACTTCCCATTCGTTTCAGCGAATGTGGATTTCTCTAAAGATCCATTGTTCGAAGGTTTGTTCCAAACAAAAATAACGGAAGATGCAAAAGATGCGAATATCTACACTGGGATTGTGAAAGAAGTGAATGGCGAGAAAGTCGGCATTTTCGGTTTGACAACAAAAGAAACGGAAGACATCGCAAGTCCTGAACTTGTTTCGTTCAATGAAGATTATCTTGAAGATGCACAGAAAATGGTCGATGAATTTGAAAAAATGGGTGTGAATAAAGTTGTTGCCTTGACACATATCGGCTATGACGATAACCCGGCAATCGACAACGACTTGTTATTGGCAAAAGGGGTTGAAGGCATTGACGTAATTGTTGGAGGACATACCCACACCGCATTGGCTAAACCGGTAATTATTGAAGAAAACGAAGAACCTACTGTTATTGTACAAACCGGCGCTAATGCAGAAAACTTAGGGACATTAGATGTGGTATTTGATAAAGAAGGTGCAGTCTTGTCCTTTGAAGGTGAATTACTTCCATTGAAAGACCTTGCAGCAGATGCACAAGCAACCGCAGTCTTGGCTCCATTTAAAACGGAAGTAGATAAAATTTCTAATCAGGAAACTTCTGCAACAGCGACAGCAGCGCTCGAAAATCCACGTACGAGCGATAATCCAAGCGCACCAAGTGTACGCAAAAATGAAACTGCTTTAGGTAATATCATTACCGATGGCATGCTAGCAAAGGCAAAAGAAAGTAATGAAAATGTTGTGATGGCGATCCAGAACGGTGGCGGAATCCGGGCAGCGATTGATGCTGGTCCAATCACGGTAGGTGAAATCATTACAGTTCTTCCGTTCACCAATACCTTGGCTACAATGCAAATAACAGGGGCTGAATTGAAAGAAGCGTTCGAAATAAGTGTAGGAAAATACCCATTGGAAAATGGCGGATTCTTGCATGTTTCTGGTGCGAAAGTGGAATTTGATTCTTCTAAACCAGCAGGGGAACGTGTAGTTTCAATTGCAATCGAAGGAGAAAATGGTGCATTGAATCCTGTAGAAGACGCTACTACGTATACAATAGCAACCAATGCCTTTACAGCTAAAGGCGGAGACGACTACGATGTATTTGCAAAAGCTTATGCTGAAGGTCGAGTAACTGATTTGGGGCTTTCGGATTGGGAGAATTTCAAAGAAGAATTGGAGAGAATTGGCGAAGTTACACCAGCTATCGAAGGCCGTATTGTAGACGTTAACGCTGAAAACTAA